A region from the Sandaracinus amylolyticus genome encodes:
- the mutY gene encoding A/G-specific adenine glycosylase, whose product MNERDALLAWFDANARDLPWRRTRDPYAIWVSEVMLQQTRVETVLRYYERFLARFPDAHALASASEDDVLSMWSGLGYYRRARLLHAGVREVVASYGGRVPDDATSRRALPGVGRYTAGAIGSIAFDREEPLVDGNVARVLSRLRGIDTPLGRRDTEARLWDEAEKVVRGPRPGALNQALMELGATVCTPSSPKCLSCPITRSCVALASDRTDVLPVAKARRAPREVAMVAVVAHDAQGRAMMVRGEKALFGGLWGVPMREGRGAKTAREALREHAIDARLTREPAGHIEHVLTHRRLDVEVFVARLSSASAGTASASAGTGARAVGADDLASVGVSTLTRRILEMSDLTISRFQR is encoded by the coding sequence ATGAACGAGCGCGACGCGCTGCTCGCCTGGTTCGACGCGAACGCGCGCGATCTCCCGTGGCGCCGCACCCGCGATCCGTACGCGATCTGGGTCTCCGAGGTGATGCTGCAGCAGACGCGCGTCGAGACGGTGCTGCGCTACTACGAGCGCTTCCTGGCGCGCTTTCCCGACGCGCACGCCCTCGCGAGCGCGAGCGAGGACGACGTGCTCTCGATGTGGAGCGGGCTCGGCTACTACCGGCGCGCGCGGCTGCTCCACGCGGGGGTGCGCGAGGTCGTCGCGAGCTACGGCGGGCGCGTTCCCGACGACGCGACGTCGCGGCGCGCGCTTCCCGGTGTCGGTCGCTACACGGCGGGCGCGATCGGATCGATCGCCTTCGATCGCGAGGAGCCGCTCGTCGACGGCAACGTCGCGCGGGTGCTGTCGCGGCTGCGCGGGATCGACACGCCGCTCGGCCGTCGCGACACCGAGGCGCGCCTCTGGGACGAGGCCGAGAAGGTGGTGCGCGGGCCGCGCCCCGGCGCGCTCAACCAAGCGCTGATGGAGCTCGGCGCGACCGTGTGCACGCCGTCGAGCCCCAAGTGCCTGTCGTGCCCAATCACGCGATCCTGCGTCGCGCTCGCGAGCGATCGCACCGACGTGCTGCCCGTCGCGAAGGCGCGCCGTGCGCCGCGCGAGGTCGCGATGGTCGCGGTGGTCGCGCACGACGCGCAGGGCAGGGCGATGATGGTGCGCGGCGAGAAGGCGCTCTTCGGCGGGCTCTGGGGCGTGCCGATGCGCGAGGGACGCGGCGCGAAGACGGCGCGCGAGGCGCTGCGCGAGCACGCGATCGACGCGCGGCTGACGCGGGAGCCGGCGGGGCACATCGAGCACGTGCTCACGCATCGCCGGCTCGACGTGGAGGTCTTCGTCGCGCGGCTCTCCAGTGCCAGCGCTGGCACTGCGAGTGCCAGCGCTGGCACTGGCGCGCGGGCGGTCGGCGCGGACGATCTCGCTTCGGTCGGGGTCTCCACGTTGACGCGCCGCATCCTGGAGATGAGCGATCTCACGATTTCTCGCTTCCAACGCTGA
- a CDS encoding U32 family peptidase codes for MLAPAGDADAMRAAVRAGADAVYFGLTGFNARARATNFDARELESTMRFLHAHGVRGYVTLNTLVFEDELPIVERAIRACAEGGVDAVIVQDLGVAKMVRAIAPSLHLHASTQMTCTDAGSASFAASLGASRIILARELSLTEIAAIRASAPELELEVFVHGALCIAYSGQCLTSEALGGRSANRGACAQACRLPYDLVVDGVVRDLGDRAHLLSPEDLEASSLVPELMKLGITSLKIEGRLKGPDYVGAATTLYRRAISAAMGTQEGDLDETRRDALQAYSRGSGPGFLAGVDHQRLVDARGCDHRGLHVGTLAQVQRERGRVWLVMRDLEAPIARGDGLLIEGARAGEGEVGGRVWDVDGDRVWLGPDVDASAACVGHRVFKTSDPAREKAVLTRLEREPHRIALDLRIAGMLGEAPILEARTERGQTARVTCDAPLAHADKHPLDEARLREQLGRLGDTPFSLRALDVDLPSAAHLPISSLNRARRALTDALSTANHAAHATTSITANDLVRAASVPDRAPPRLGREDAALFVLCRTLEQANAALDAGADGITLDFLELTGTGEAVRALRARGTPFHLTLAPPRIRKPGEEKIEKFLRSLAPDALLVRGLGALLEAQSASDGIERIGDFSLNVTNRVAAGEVLGRGLAAFTPSFDLDAQQLVGLLGSVDSDGRSLAPFAEVVLHHPMPLFHMEHCVIAALLSEGSDYKTCGRPCEKHQISLRDRAGIDHPVEADVGCRNTVFHAKAQSGADLVSRLRERGVQRFRIELVRERASDVHRLVRAYRALIEGRTSAKDTLRELRTEGGYGVVKGTLRVLQ; via the coding sequence GTGCTGGCCCCCGCGGGCGATGCGGACGCGATGCGCGCGGCCGTGCGCGCCGGGGCCGACGCGGTGTACTTCGGGCTCACCGGGTTCAACGCGCGCGCTCGCGCCACGAACTTCGACGCGCGCGAGCTCGAGAGCACGATGCGCTTCCTCCACGCGCACGGCGTGCGCGGGTACGTGACGCTCAACACGCTGGTCTTCGAGGACGAGCTGCCGATCGTCGAGCGCGCGATCCGCGCCTGCGCCGAGGGCGGCGTCGACGCGGTGATCGTGCAGGACCTCGGGGTCGCGAAGATGGTGCGCGCGATCGCGCCGAGCCTCCACCTGCACGCCTCGACGCAGATGACGTGCACCGACGCGGGCTCCGCGTCGTTCGCGGCGTCGCTCGGCGCGTCGCGCATCATCCTCGCGCGCGAGCTCTCGCTCACGGAGATCGCGGCGATCCGCGCGTCGGCGCCCGAGCTCGAGCTCGAGGTGTTCGTGCACGGCGCGCTCTGCATCGCGTACTCGGGCCAGTGCCTCACGAGCGAAGCGCTCGGCGGCCGCAGCGCGAACCGCGGCGCGTGCGCGCAGGCGTGCCGGCTCCCCTACGACCTCGTGGTCGACGGCGTGGTGCGCGACCTCGGCGATCGCGCGCACCTGCTCTCGCCCGAGGATCTCGAGGCGAGCTCGCTGGTGCCCGAGCTGATGAAGCTCGGGATCACGTCGCTGAAGATCGAGGGCCGCCTCAAGGGCCCCGACTACGTCGGCGCCGCGACGACGCTCTATCGACGCGCGATCTCGGCCGCGATGGGCACGCAGGAAGGCGATCTCGACGAGACCCGGCGCGACGCGCTGCAGGCGTACTCGCGCGGCTCGGGGCCGGGCTTCCTCGCGGGCGTCGATCACCAGCGGCTCGTCGACGCGCGCGGCTGCGATCACCGCGGGCTCCACGTCGGCACGCTCGCGCAGGTGCAGCGCGAGCGCGGTCGTGTGTGGCTCGTGATGCGCGATCTCGAGGCGCCGATCGCGCGCGGCGACGGCCTCTTGATCGAGGGCGCGCGCGCCGGTGAGGGCGAGGTCGGCGGGCGCGTCTGGGACGTCGACGGCGATCGCGTGTGGCTCGGTCCCGACGTCGACGCGAGCGCCGCATGCGTCGGTCATCGCGTGTTCAAGACGAGCGATCCCGCGCGCGAGAAGGCGGTGCTGACGCGCCTCGAGCGCGAGCCGCATCGCATCGCGCTCGACCTGCGCATCGCCGGCATGCTCGGCGAGGCGCCGATCCTCGAGGCGCGCACCGAGCGCGGCCAGACCGCGCGCGTGACCTGCGACGCGCCGCTCGCCCACGCCGACAAACACCCGCTCGACGAAGCGCGCCTTCGCGAGCAGCTCGGTCGGCTCGGCGACACGCCGTTCTCGCTGCGCGCGCTCGACGTCGATCTACCGAGCGCCGCGCACCTGCCGATCTCGTCGCTCAATCGCGCGCGCCGCGCGCTCACCGACGCGCTGTCGACCGCGAATCACGCCGCGCACGCGACGACGTCGATCACCGCGAACGATCTCGTGCGCGCCGCGAGCGTGCCCGATCGCGCGCCGCCGCGCCTCGGTCGCGAGGACGCAGCGCTCTTCGTCCTCTGCCGCACGCTCGAGCAGGCGAACGCTGCGCTCGATGCTGGTGCCGACGGCATCACGCTCGACTTCCTCGAGCTCACCGGCACCGGCGAGGCGGTGCGTGCGCTGCGCGCGCGCGGCACGCCGTTCCACCTCACGCTCGCGCCGCCGCGCATCCGCAAGCCGGGCGAGGAGAAGATCGAGAAGTTCCTGCGCTCGCTCGCGCCCGACGCGCTGCTCGTGCGCGGGCTCGGCGCGCTGCTCGAAGCGCAGAGCGCGAGCGATGGGATCGAGCGCATCGGAGACTTCTCGCTGAACGTCACGAACCGCGTCGCCGCGGGCGAGGTGCTCGGGCGCGGCCTCGCGGCGTTCACGCCGTCGTTCGATCTCGACGCGCAGCAGCTCGTCGGGCTGCTCGGCTCCGTCGATTCGGACGGCAGGTCGCTCGCGCCGTTCGCCGAAGTGGTGCTGCACCACCCGATGCCGCTCTTCCACATGGAGCACTGCGTGATCGCGGCGCTGCTCAGCGAGGGCAGCGACTACAAGACGTGCGGCAGGCCCTGCGAGAAGCACCAGATCTCGCTGCGCGATCGCGCCGGGATCGATCATCCGGTCGAGGCCGACGTCGGGTGCCGCAACACCGTGTTCCACGCGAAGGCGCAGAGCGGCGCGGACCTCGTGTCGCGGCTCCGCGAGCGCGGCGTGCAGCGCTTCCGCATCGAGCTGGTGCGCGAGCGCGCGTCGGACGTGCACCGGCTCGTGCGCGCGTATCGCGCGCTGATCGAGGGCCGTACGAGCGCGAAGGACACGCTGCGCGAGCTGCGCACCGAGGGCGGCTACGGCGTCGTGAAGGGCACGCTGCGCGTCCTCCAGTGA
- a CDS encoding DUF7151 family protein, translated as MLVSTSLEPAGANCASGGARIDTGTDSDRDGTLDADEIDASRTQLVCNGTDGASGATGERGAQGEQGPMGPAGMSLPGPSGINALVSVSDEPPGENCEVGGTKLEVGLDADASGELDETEIDEAMTRYVCNGGGTGPQGIPGVDGLTTLVALTPEPAGASCDAGGSRLDVGLDADRDGTLDASEIDPARTRFLCDGATGATGASGAQGPAGIAGADGLTTLAQLTPEPSGATCADGGTRLELGLDANRNGTLDAGEIDAARTRYLCNGARGAIGPQGPAGVAGANGFDTLVRLDPAGAACASGGVVLTSGTDDDRDGALDAGEVESTRPICDGDDGRSIAMRTSADPPGANCATGGVRIEAGIDANANGTLDAAEVSAALTRYVCNGAQGPQGVQGATGAQGPQGATGAQGPQGATGAQGPQGATGAQGPQGATGAQGPQGATGPQGAQGPQGPAGALAAYGDGSAGALSVAVGNTLDLTTPAGVAALGATRTSLQFTSITIAGTLVVPSGVTLRATGAATITGQIVVDTGTIDGGGYRADPGIARSSAGPPNGGIAIAPLSITNLVELPLYGGGAGGRPANAGGGSEGGGSFALFARGGISIPVGGSILANGAHGQNPMTAGQGIAGGGGGGGGVVVLLSAGSLSVGGAVRANGGNGAVGFNGNGGTAEGGGGGGGGGVVLLVAASAPSITGTLQVNGGTAGANSGPAATYVFGGGGGASGGHGGSGSTGTAPDATAGSIGRTLTIVVPTPENLVL; from the coding sequence GTGCTCGTCTCCACCTCGCTCGAGCCCGCCGGCGCGAATTGCGCGAGCGGGGGCGCGCGGATCGACACCGGCACCGACTCCGATCGCGACGGCACGCTCGACGCCGACGAGATCGACGCGTCGCGCACCCAGCTCGTCTGCAACGGCACCGACGGCGCGAGCGGCGCGACCGGCGAGCGCGGCGCGCAGGGCGAGCAGGGCCCGATGGGGCCCGCGGGGATGAGCCTGCCCGGCCCGAGCGGCATCAACGCGCTCGTGTCGGTGAGCGACGAGCCGCCCGGCGAGAACTGCGAGGTGGGCGGCACGAAGCTCGAGGTCGGCCTCGACGCGGACGCGAGCGGCGAGCTCGACGAGACCGAGATCGACGAGGCGATGACCCGCTATGTCTGCAACGGCGGCGGCACCGGACCGCAGGGCATCCCGGGCGTCGACGGCCTCACGACGCTGGTCGCGCTCACCCCCGAGCCGGCCGGCGCGAGCTGCGACGCGGGCGGCAGCCGTCTCGACGTCGGCCTCGACGCGGATCGCGACGGCACGCTCGACGCGAGCGAGATCGACCCGGCGCGTACGCGCTTCCTCTGCGACGGCGCGACCGGCGCGACCGGCGCCAGCGGCGCGCAAGGACCCGCGGGCATCGCGGGCGCGGACGGGCTGACGACGCTCGCGCAGCTCACGCCCGAGCCGAGCGGCGCGACGTGCGCGGACGGCGGCACGCGGCTCGAGCTCGGCCTCGACGCGAACCGCAACGGCACGCTCGACGCCGGCGAGATCGACGCGGCGCGCACGCGCTACCTGTGCAACGGCGCGCGTGGGGCGATCGGGCCGCAGGGCCCGGCGGGCGTCGCGGGCGCGAACGGCTTCGACACGCTGGTGCGCCTCGACCCCGCGGGCGCGGCGTGCGCGTCGGGCGGCGTGGTGCTCACGTCGGGCACCGACGACGATCGCGACGGCGCGCTCGACGCCGGTGAGGTCGAGTCGACGCGGCCGATCTGCGACGGCGACGACGGACGCTCGATCGCGATGCGCACCTCGGCCGACCCTCCGGGCGCGAACTGCGCGACCGGCGGCGTGCGCATCGAGGCCGGCATCGACGCGAACGCGAACGGCACGCTCGACGCGGCCGAGGTGAGCGCGGCGCTCACGCGCTACGTGTGCAACGGCGCGCAAGGACCGCAGGGCGTCCAGGGCGCGACCGGAGCGCAGGGACCGCAGGGCGCGACCGGAGCGCAGGGACCGCAGGGCGCGACCGGAGCACAGGGACCGCAGGGCGCGACCGGAGCACAGGGACCGCAGGGCGCGACCGGAGCGCAGGGACCGCAGGGCGCGACCGGGCCGCAGGGTGCGCAGGGACCGCAAGGACCGGCCGGCGCGCTCGCGGCGTACGGCGACGGCAGCGCGGGCGCGCTGAGCGTCGCGGTCGGCAACACGCTCGACCTGACGACGCCCGCAGGCGTCGCGGCGCTCGGGGCGACGCGCACGAGCCTCCAGTTCACGTCGATCACGATCGCCGGCACGTTGGTCGTCCCGTCCGGCGTGACGCTCCGCGCGACCGGCGCCGCGACGATCACCGGCCAGATCGTCGTCGACACCGGCACGATCGACGGCGGCGGATATCGCGCCGACCCCGGCATCGCGCGCTCGAGCGCGGGCCCGCCGAACGGCGGCATCGCGATCGCGCCGCTCTCGATCACGAACCTCGTCGAGCTTCCGCTCTACGGCGGCGGCGCAGGCGGCCGTCCGGCGAACGCCGGCGGCGGAAGCGAGGGCGGCGGCTCGTTCGCGCTCTTCGCGCGCGGCGGGATCTCGATCCCGGTGGGCGGGTCGATCCTCGCGAACGGCGCGCACGGGCAGAACCCGATGACCGCCGGGCAGGGCATCGCGGGCGGCGGTGGCGGAGGCGGCGGCGTGGTCGTGCTGCTCAGCGCGGGCTCGCTCTCGGTCGGCGGCGCGGTCCGCGCGAACGGCGGCAACGGCGCGGTCGGCTTCAACGGCAACGGCGGCACCGCGGAGGGCGGCGGTGGTGGTGGCGGCGGCGGCGTCGTCCTGCTCGTCGCGGCGTCGGCGCCGTCGATCACCGGCACGCTGCAGGTGAACGGCGGCACGGCGGGCGCGAATTCCGGCCCGGCCGCGACGTACGTGTTCGGCGGCGGCGGCGGCGCGTCCGGCGGCCACGGCGGCTCGGGCTCGACCGGCACCGCGCCCGACGCGACGGCGGGGAGCATCGGCCGGACCCTCACGATCGTGGTGCCGACCCCCGAGAACCTCGTGCTCTGA
- a CDS encoding cyclic nucleotide-binding domain-containing protein, with protein MAASHTNNGTLDEAWALALAGERDDALKRCTALLEADPMQLGAAALAVQLIARADGFDRDALEASAARLVDAYVRRSDLPAATAIAAIASEAEIDAGALRKTIAKAFGKGSARLADVSAAPPPLPVPAPVEGALASLDGAALITRAEAALAAMRAADDTAPESGKVSQLPLFSALRPEALERLLAGFTLRDLATGALAITQGDEGREAFVVVRGALRAERRASEESAQPEVLAVLGPGAIFGEMALVSEAPRAASVVALEPVQLLVASRDVLEKLAQKEAAIGSELALFCRHRMMANLLRHGAILAAVAPAQRDDLVARFASRDFATGDVLVKEGEESEGLFLIASGHVRVTSTDADGDRILLADLGPGDVVGEIGLVLRRPATATVTATTPTIALHLSRDQFHDAIRAHPTLLSELYELATKREEETRSVVAQQALDVEDVVLV; from the coding sequence ATGGCGGCTTCCCACACGAACAACGGAACGCTCGACGAGGCGTGGGCGCTGGCGCTGGCGGGTGAGCGCGACGACGCGCTGAAGCGCTGCACCGCGCTGCTCGAGGCCGACCCGATGCAGCTCGGCGCGGCCGCGCTCGCCGTCCAGCTGATCGCGCGCGCCGACGGATTCGATCGCGACGCCCTCGAGGCGAGCGCGGCGCGCCTGGTCGACGCCTACGTGCGCCGCAGCGACCTCCCCGCTGCGACCGCGATCGCCGCGATCGCGAGCGAGGCCGAGATCGACGCCGGCGCGCTGCGGAAGACGATCGCGAAGGCGTTCGGCAAGGGCAGCGCCCGGCTCGCCGACGTGTCGGCCGCGCCGCCGCCGCTCCCGGTGCCCGCGCCGGTCGAGGGCGCGCTCGCGTCGCTCGACGGCGCGGCGCTGATCACCCGCGCCGAGGCCGCGCTCGCCGCGATGCGCGCCGCCGACGACACCGCGCCCGAGAGCGGCAAGGTGAGCCAGCTCCCGCTCTTCTCGGCGCTGCGCCCCGAGGCGCTCGAGCGTCTGCTCGCGGGCTTCACGCTGCGCGACCTCGCGACCGGCGCGCTCGCGATCACCCAGGGCGACGAAGGCCGCGAGGCGTTCGTGGTGGTCCGCGGCGCGTTGCGCGCGGAGCGCCGCGCCAGCGAGGAGAGCGCGCAGCCCGAGGTGCTCGCGGTGCTCGGCCCGGGCGCGATCTTCGGCGAGATGGCCCTCGTGAGCGAAGCGCCGCGCGCGGCCTCGGTCGTCGCGCTCGAGCCGGTGCAGCTCCTCGTCGCGAGCCGCGACGTCCTCGAGAAGCTCGCCCAGAAGGAAGCGGCGATCGGCAGCGAGCTCGCGCTCTTCTGCCGCCACCGCATGATGGCGAACCTGCTTCGCCACGGCGCGATCCTCGCCGCGGTCGCGCCCGCGCAGCGCGACGACCTCGTCGCGCGCTTCGCGAGCCGCGACTTCGCGACGGGCGACGTGCTCGTGAAGGAAGGCGAGGAGAGCGAGGGGCTCTTCCTCATCGCGAGCGGGCACGTGCGCGTCACGAGCACCGACGCCGACGGCGATCGCATCCTGCTCGCCGATCTCGGCCCCGGCGACGTCGTCGGCGAGATCGGCCTCGTGCTGCGTCGCCCCGCGACCGCGACCGTCACCGCCACGACGCCGACCATCGCGCTGCACCTGTCGCGCGATCAGTTCCACGACGCGATCCGCGCGCACCCGACGCTGCTCTCCGAGCTCTACGAGCTCGCGACCAAGCGCGAAGAAGAGACGCGCTCGGTCGTCGCGCAGCAGGCGCTCGACGTGGAGGACGTCGTCCTCGTCTGA
- a CDS encoding DUF4215 domain-containing protein, with amino-acid sequence MARLRLWSSCAIVLALGTPSFLVGCSESRTLGNDAGIILMIDAAPRPDAFMPGPECGNGTLEAGEGCDDANTTPGDGCDATCAREPYCGDGTTTAPEVCDDGNNRSADGCRSDCRSNETCGNGIVDHAVGEVCDGDAATCTDECTVLVGCGNGTVDDGEACDDGNTSRWDGCGADCQEEISMQLQMLEFGDARTGCDFSGDGMPDNRFARALGPAASFLNMFLGGGGGGGGPTFLMSFVGLEDRTGANDDSLRVAWMTGQPGPSSGTFVVDPAALDDRGNARTSLQGAIMSRALDAGPEDIELPIDFFPITLNQGHVRGTTVASGGEMSSISDGLLCGAIGPELLTLVNADLLENLGGGGGGGFSIEIGDPCDGSTEPATLFDMMVGGAMIAILRIGNVPPDVDVDGDGLETFEVTRDGPEGCQPVVTACIDGDGTRFEGRSCVTEQVAGRPRFVDGYSAGLTFTAQRAEIVGVGEGGGGGEPVPEPPPGG; translated from the coding sequence ATGGCTCGACTTCGCTTGTGGTCGTCGTGCGCGATCGTGCTCGCGCTCGGCACACCTTCGTTCCTGGTCGGGTGCAGCGAGTCGCGCACCCTCGGCAACGACGCCGGCATCATCCTGATGATCGACGCCGCGCCGCGTCCCGACGCGTTCATGCCCGGCCCCGAGTGCGGCAACGGCACGCTCGAGGCCGGCGAGGGATGCGACGACGCGAACACGACGCCCGGCGACGGCTGCGACGCGACCTGCGCGCGCGAGCCGTACTGCGGTGACGGCACCACGACCGCGCCCGAGGTCTGCGACGACGGCAACAACCGGAGCGCCGACGGCTGTCGCTCCGACTGCCGCTCGAACGAGACGTGCGGCAACGGCATCGTCGATCACGCGGTCGGCGAGGTCTGCGACGGCGACGCCGCGACCTGCACCGACGAGTGCACCGTGCTCGTCGGCTGCGGCAACGGCACCGTCGACGACGGCGAGGCCTGCGACGACGGCAACACGTCGCGCTGGGACGGCTGCGGCGCGGACTGCCAGGAAGAGATCTCGATGCAGCTCCAGATGCTGGAGTTCGGCGACGCGCGCACCGGCTGCGACTTCAGCGGCGACGGCATGCCCGACAACCGCTTCGCGCGCGCGCTCGGGCCCGCGGCGTCGTTCCTCAACATGTTCCTCGGCGGCGGCGGCGGCGGTGGTGGTCCGACGTTCCTGATGTCGTTCGTCGGGCTCGAGGATCGCACCGGCGCGAACGACGACTCGCTGCGCGTCGCGTGGATGACCGGCCAGCCGGGGCCGAGCTCGGGCACGTTCGTCGTCGACCCCGCGGCGCTCGACGATCGCGGCAACGCGCGCACGTCGCTGCAGGGCGCGATCATGTCGCGTGCGCTCGATGCGGGCCCCGAGGACATCGAGCTCCCGATCGACTTCTTCCCGATCACGCTCAACCAGGGCCACGTGCGCGGCACGACGGTCGCGTCGGGCGGCGAGATGTCGAGCATCTCGGATGGTCTGCTCTGCGGCGCGATCGGGCCCGAGCTGCTCACGCTGGTGAACGCGGACCTGCTCGAGAACCTGGGCGGCGGCGGCGGCGGTGGGTTCTCGATCGAGATCGGCGACCCGTGCGACGGAAGCACCGAGCCCGCGACGCTCTTCGACATGATGGTCGGCGGCGCGATGATCGCGATCCTGCGCATCGGGAACGTGCCGCCGGACGTCGACGTCGACGGCGACGGGCTCGAGACGTTCGAGGTGACGCGCGACGGGCCCGAGGGCTGTCAGCCCGTCGTGACGGCGTGCATCGACGGCGACGGAACGCGCTTCGAGGGCCGCAGCTGCGTGACCGAGCAGGTCGCGGGGCGCCCGCGCTTCGTGGACGGGTACTCGGCGGGCCTGACGTTCACCGCGCAGCGCGCGGAGATCGTCGGCGTGGGCGAGGGCGGCGGCGGCGGTGAGCCGGTGCCGGAGCCGCCGCCGGGCGGCTGA
- a CDS encoding FKBP-type peptidyl-prolyl cis-trans isomerase: protein MSESVQSIAADQVVGIHYTLKNASGEVIDSSSGDEPLYYLHGHDNIVPGLERKLSGRKVGDKLNVTVQPADGYGERDPRGEQRVPREAFPPGTPLEEGVQLALRDPSGQIVPIWISKVESDVVHVDLNHPLAGEVLHFDVEVVSLRKATDEELEHGHPHGADGHEGHHH from the coding sequence GTGTCCGAGAGCGTCCAGAGCATCGCGGCCGATCAGGTCGTCGGCATCCACTACACCCTGAAGAACGCGTCCGGCGAGGTGATCGACAGCTCTTCCGGGGACGAGCCGCTCTACTACCTGCACGGCCACGACAACATCGTGCCGGGGCTCGAGCGGAAGCTCAGCGGCCGCAAGGTCGGCGACAAGCTCAACGTCACGGTGCAGCCCGCGGACGGCTACGGCGAGCGTGATCCGCGTGGTGAGCAGCGCGTGCCGCGCGAGGCGTTCCCGCCGGGCACGCCGCTCGAGGAGGGCGTCCAGCTCGCGCTGCGTGATCCGTCGGGCCAGATCGTCCCGATCTGGATCTCGAAGGTCGAGAGCGACGTCGTGCACGTCGACCTGAACCACCCGCTCGCGGGTGAGGTGCTGCACTTCGACGTCGAGGTGGTGTCGCTGCGCAAGGCGACCGACGAAGAGCTCGAGCACGGCCACCCCCACGGCGCCGACGGCCACGAAGGCCACCATCACTGA
- a CDS encoding MBL fold metallo-hydrolase, whose translation MRVHHLSCLTFCPLSARLVNGRGSLFERGRMEAHCLLIETERHGLVLVDTGIGVDDCADPKGRLGGLFTRVLIGTSTPSVAQTALKQIEALGFRASDVRHIVPTHLDLDHAGGLPDFPHATVHVMAAEKDAALLRRTMPEKSRYRPVHFAHGPKWSTYEAKGERWRGFEAVRALEGLPPEIFLIPLAGHSRGHACVGVEGASGGPLVHCGDAYFHRAAIDDARAPMPAGLRVFEQRLAFDRSRVAENHARLRALREGGDVRVFCAHDPEEYDALRTAAEVAPELRRAG comes from the coding sequence ATGCGCGTCCACCATCTCTCGTGCCTGACCTTCTGTCCGCTGTCCGCGCGCCTCGTGAACGGGCGCGGATCGCTCTTCGAGCGCGGGCGCATGGAGGCCCACTGCCTGCTAATCGAGACCGAGCGCCACGGGCTCGTGCTGGTGGACACCGGCATCGGCGTGGACGACTGCGCCGATCCGAAGGGGCGCCTCGGCGGGCTCTTCACCCGCGTGCTGATCGGCACGAGCACGCCCTCGGTCGCGCAGACCGCGCTCAAGCAGATCGAAGCGCTCGGCTTCCGCGCGAGCGACGTGCGGCACATCGTGCCGACGCACCTCGATCTCGATCACGCGGGCGGCCTGCCCGACTTCCCGCACGCGACGGTGCACGTGATGGCGGCGGAGAAGGACGCGGCGCTGCTGCGGCGCACGATGCCCGAGAAGAGCCGCTATCGCCCGGTGCACTTCGCGCACGGGCCGAAGTGGTCGACCTACGAGGCGAAAGGGGAGCGCTGGCGCGGCTTCGAGGCGGTGCGCGCGCTCGAGGGGCTGCCTCCCGAGATCTTCCTGATCCCGCTCGCGGGCCACTCGCGCGGCCACGCGTGCGTCGGGGTCGAGGGCGCGAGCGGCGGGCCGCTGGTGCACTGCGGCGACGCGTACTTCCATCGCGCGGCGATCGACGACGCGCGCGCGCCGATGCCCGCGGGGCTGCGCGTGTTCGAGCAGCGCCTCGCGTTCGATCGATCGCGGGTCGCGGAGAACCACGCTCGGCTGCGCGCGCTGCGCGAGGGCGGCGACGTGCGCGTGTTCTGCGCGCACGATCCCGAGGAGTACGACGCGCTGCGCACCGCCGCCGAGGTGGCGCCCGAGCTCCGCCGCGCCGGTTGA
- a CDS encoding LysR family transcriptional regulator, with product MIQTEPPETAELLTFVRVIDARSMTRAAAELGVPRATIGRRLARLEERLGVRLVRRTTRSLALTEPGERFYQHARRVLDVLGEAESSVRSDRATLSGSLRVSVPPMIDEDFFAMLAGFAAAHPDVRPQVHFASVHVDLRRDGYDVALRAGSISEPGLVSRTLARMPVIAVASPRYLARHGTPRARRDLRRHRCLMGFERGDVPQSQWPASGGVMHVDGAFFSNEIRLLRAAAIRDLGIAMLPTTLVADDLARGALVRVLPGVLRGESRLALVYPERTLVPPQVRAFIEAVTAWAPGWVERRLAQNTQ from the coding sequence ATGATCCAAACGGAGCCGCCCGAGACCGCCGAGCTGCTCACGTTCGTGCGCGTGATCGACGCGCGCTCGATGACGCGCGCGGCCGCGGAGCTGGGCGTTCCCCGCGCCACGATCGGACGGCGCCTCGCGCGGCTCGAGGAGCGGCTCGGCGTACGGCTCGTGCGGCGCACCACGCGCAGCCTCGCGCTCACCGAGCCCGGCGAGCGCTTCTACCAGCACGCGCGGCGCGTGCTCGACGTGCTCGGCGAGGCCGAGTCGAGCGTGCGCAGCGATCGCGCGACGCTCTCGGGCAGCCTCCGCGTGTCGGTCCCGCCGATGATCGACGAGGACTTCTTCGCGATGCTCGCCGGCTTCGCCGCAGCGCATCCCGACGTGCGGCCGCAGGTCCACTTCGCGAGCGTGCACGTCGATCTGCGCCGCGACGGCTACGACGTCGCGCTGCGCGCCGGATCGATCTCCGAGCCGGGGCTCGTCTCGCGAACGCTCGCGCGCATGCCGGTGATCGCGGTCGCGTCACCGCGTTACCTCGCGCGACACGGGACCCCGCGCGCGAGGCGCGATCTCCGGCGGCACCGCTGCCTGATGGGCTTCGAGCGCGGAGACGTGCCGCAGTCGCAGTGGCCCGCGAGCGGCGGCGTGATGCACGTCGACGGTGCGTTCTTCTCCAACGAGATCCGGCTGCTCCGCGCCGCGGCGATCCGCGATCTCGGCATCGCCATGCTGCCGACGACGCTCGTCGCCGACGACCTCGCGCGCGGCGCGCTGGTGCGCGTGCTGCCCGGCGTGCTCCGCGGCGAGAGCCGGCTCGCGCTCGTGTACCCGGAGCGGACGCTCGTGCCGCCGCAGGTGCGCGCATTCATCGAGGCGGTGACCGCGTGGGCGCCCGGCTGGGTCGAGCGACGGCTCGCTCAGAACACCCAGTAG